One region of Luteolibacter sp. Y139 genomic DNA includes:
- a CDS encoding non-ribosomal peptide synthetase/type I polyketide synthase, with product MNEELPPPEAIAVIGMAGRFPGADSPDEFWANLIAGKDCITRFDSRVGSNGEKYVGARSTLEHPDLFDASFFGIYPKEAELMDPQHRVFLECAWEAIEHSGYDPGAYPGMIGVYAGLSLNTYLLHNLGKAKDLAKNYQVAEYQTMLGNDKDFLPVRVSYKLNLRGPSMTIQTACSTSLVAICQAATSLLTYQCDMALAGGVSISFPQQRDYLYTEEGMVSGDGTVRAFDEKANGTVFGHGCGVVLLKRLSEAVADRDPILAVIKGWAVNNDGSDKIGFAAPGLNAQADVIAMAQAAAGVHPSDVSYIEAHGTGTPLGDPIEVAALTKAFREGGAEETGYCSLGTGKTHIGHLDVAAGVTGLIKTIQQFRHGKIPALLHFTAPNPRIDFANSPLRPVSETKDWPRSETPRLAGVSAFGVGGTNAHVVMEEPPLSPPSRPGRKQQLLILSAKTASALDTMAANLAKHLESDQSDLADASFTLATGRKSFPFRRHIVAADPTEAITKLREPAKSSASNKSTRVAFLFPGQGSQYPDMGRELYDTEPAFRDAVDECATLLYSHLGLDIRATLYPTEADRTEAEKRIHQTWLTQPSIFVTEYALAKLWISWGVQPSLVIGHSIGEYVAAVLAGTFTLAEALGLLAVRAKLMQALPSGAMLAIRQGADELTLPEGINLAAINSPKLCTVSGSHESIAAYQRELEEQKIASRALNTSHAFHSAMMEPIVAPFTAEAAKVRANTPSIPWISTCTGREMDAATLADPSYWAHQLRHEVRFTDALATAYATGELILLEVGPGQALGPFARQHPARGTSSVVSTLPSSSTDLADLLNAAGELWKTGVTLDWPSFFSGQERSRVHLPTYPFERQSYWIDNSSETPQAPSTMAAPTPVAADLPSAISHLPSPPSAMSRLPDLAAKLRAIVHELSGITVDDDAATFTELGFDSLFLTQASQAIQSRFGVKITFRQMLGELSSVATIATHLDAELPADAAPTTTPAVVATPTPLPPITPVGNGGTIEQLMANQIQLMQALLADRQSPAPASAPAAASSLPTVKWPANHTRNVSANTRFGPYKPIDKGENGGLTPVQQRSLDELIARYVRKTATSKAYTAEHRDHYADPRAVSGFKSLWKEMVYPIVSSRSKGAKIWDLDGNEYVDITMGFGTYFFGHSPEWLTEAIEKQLHTGIEIGPQSPIAGKLAKAICELTNMERATFCNTGSEAVMAAMRLARTITGRTRIAYFTGDYHGMFEEVLVRGAWVDGVYKAQPIAPGIPQSLVENMLVLDYADPASLEILKAHAHELAAVMVEPVQSRAPGLQPRDFMHEVRAITKAAGTALIFDEVVTGFRCHPGGAQAYFGVEADLATYGKVIGGGMPIGVLAGKREYMDALDGGSWNYGDDSFPEVGVTFFAGTFVRHPLALAAAWRVVEHLKGEGPRLQIEVTERVERLCRTLNNHFEAIGVPIRLPHFSAYAVIEYAADLKYASLLWYFLREKGVHVWEGRPLYFTTAHNDEDFDRIVRGFTEAVADMQAAGFLPASAKEVTAPAVFPRHDIAPTTEGQREIFHSLMMGDEANCAYNESNVIRFDGDLDLPALRSALLDLVVRHPALRSTFSPDGQQQIFHAAPRQLEIHEHDFSALTADARDMHWSQVKEDEARTPFDLARHALVRLQVARLSADHHELLFTAHHIVCDGWSFGMILMELAQAYNARKAGRLPLLPPAMSFADYARHEVAHQDDHATAEAWWVAKFENGAPILELPTDRPRPQVKTFAGSMEAITLDADRYARLKKASPKLGGTLFATLLASFATLLHRLTGQEDLVIGVPAAGQTRIGRDELVGHCLNFLPLRLQANADRSFRTFAAEVKEQVLEAYDHQDCTFGSLLKKLSLPRDTSRLPLVNVMFNIDKSGIDQITFDGLAFDVWTNPKRHVNFDLFFNLVQTDERMIVECEYNPDLHDAATIRRWLGCFEQLIESAILDGETTLQALPILNTGETQRVLVDWNATERDYPRTATLPCLVSHVASRVPEKTAVRCDNTSLTYAALEQRANTIATRLQASDVKRGDLVGIHLERSTDMVAGLLGILKCGAAYVPMDPAFPAERLAFMVEDAHMPVILSQTSLHKELPTSQAQVILVDEVTGDGTGFTSVECDPEDLAYVIFTSGSTGRPKGVRLPHRAVVNFLNSMRREPGLTPADVLLAVTTLSFDIAGLEIFLPLTTGAEVVIATRDTTIDGNRLAETIARHNVTVLQATPATWRLLLEAQWSGKSTFKALVGGEAVPRDLVNRLAPLCGEIWNVYGPTETTIWSTTAQVTAGEGPVTIGRPIDNTQVFIVNTAMQPQPVGIPGELLIGGDGLAHGYHERQDLTDDRFISTPLQSGKLYRTGDLARWNADGTIECLGRMDHQVKVRGFRIELGDIETHLEQHPSIAQAVAHVHDGRLVAYVRPEGATGNGTAIWEDQWDLLYKSAIDQSGSGHLDKLDSVIAGWAGITDIDDQVAEWIETTSSRLRGYGPRRIFEIGCGTGQILSRFAAESECYWAADISKVAIEALQKNHPLPQVKLFHRPADDFTDIPEGYFDTIIINSVAQYFPDAPYLARVLEGAAQALKPGGRIFLGDIQSNALLSAHHAEILRERAPAGTTCKQLRDKLAQRLSRETELSLDPAWFDHLDGFSHVEIQLRRGKLSNETTTYHYDVILHVGEKPATQVVTNWRQWERLNLEQLEAMLAEGPNELAIAGIPDLRLAPALGFLRALEHSPEDSALPFVPSPPNTALTAEDLFAAASSSGYKAHVRWRGNGAAGIIDVIFLPAGSGVRPLWPIQASPAPLANVPHHEKPSTGLATELRQHLAAKLPDYMVPSAFVVLDAFPLTPNGKVNRKALPAPGEAEDAPAREIVAAKNDTEQKLVEIWKQVLGLKEIGTTDDIFELGGDSILIFQISTRATRAGLAIAPAQVFRHRNIAALASDLSSVAEPAPAAPTIQRVNRDAYRRKL from the coding sequence ATGAACGAAGAGCTCCCCCCACCCGAAGCCATCGCCGTCATCGGCATGGCAGGCCGCTTCCCCGGTGCCGATTCGCCCGATGAATTCTGGGCCAACCTCATCGCGGGCAAGGACTGCATCACCCGCTTCGATTCACGCGTGGGAAGCAACGGCGAAAAATACGTCGGCGCTCGCAGCACGCTCGAACACCCCGATCTCTTCGACGCCTCCTTCTTCGGCATCTACCCGAAGGAAGCCGAGCTGATGGACCCCCAGCACCGCGTCTTCCTCGAGTGCGCTTGGGAAGCCATCGAGCACTCCGGCTACGATCCCGGTGCCTATCCCGGCATGATCGGCGTTTACGCCGGCCTCAGCCTCAATACCTACCTCCTTCACAACCTCGGCAAGGCCAAGGATCTCGCGAAGAACTATCAGGTCGCCGAGTACCAAACCATGCTCGGCAACGACAAGGACTTCCTCCCCGTCCGCGTCTCCTACAAGCTGAACCTCCGCGGCCCGAGCATGACCATCCAGACGGCGTGCTCCACGTCGCTGGTCGCGATCTGCCAGGCCGCCACCTCGCTGCTCACCTACCAGTGCGACATGGCACTCGCTGGTGGCGTCTCCATCAGCTTCCCGCAACAGCGCGATTACCTCTACACCGAGGAAGGCATGGTCTCCGGCGACGGCACCGTCCGCGCCTTCGATGAAAAGGCCAACGGAACCGTCTTCGGCCACGGATGCGGCGTCGTGCTCCTCAAGCGCCTCAGCGAAGCCGTCGCCGACCGCGACCCCATCCTCGCCGTCATCAAAGGCTGGGCCGTCAACAACGACGGTTCCGACAAGATCGGCTTCGCCGCCCCCGGCCTCAATGCCCAGGCCGACGTCATCGCCATGGCCCAGGCCGCCGCAGGCGTGCATCCCTCCGATGTTTCCTACATCGAGGCCCACGGCACCGGCACCCCGCTCGGCGACCCGATCGAAGTCGCCGCTCTAACAAAAGCTTTCCGCGAAGGCGGTGCCGAAGAAACCGGCTACTGCTCCCTCGGCACCGGCAAGACCCACATCGGCCACCTCGACGTCGCCGCAGGTGTCACCGGCCTGATCAAGACGATCCAGCAATTCCGCCACGGCAAGATCCCCGCGCTCCTGCACTTCACCGCGCCGAACCCGCGCATCGATTTCGCCAACAGTCCCCTCCGACCCGTCTCGGAAACCAAGGACTGGCCCCGCTCCGAAACACCACGCCTTGCAGGCGTCAGCGCCTTCGGCGTCGGCGGCACCAATGCCCACGTCGTGATGGAGGAACCACCTCTCTCACCTCCAAGCAGACCCGGACGCAAGCAGCAGCTCCTCATCCTCTCCGCCAAAACCGCCAGCGCCCTCGACACGATGGCCGCGAATCTGGCGAAGCATTTGGAAAGCGATCAATCCGATCTCGCCGACGCATCCTTCACCCTCGCCACCGGCCGCAAATCCTTCCCCTTCCGCCGCCACATCGTCGCCGCGGACCCCACCGAGGCCATCACCAAACTCCGCGAGCCCGCGAAGTCCTCCGCCTCTAACAAGTCCACTCGCGTCGCCTTCCTCTTCCCCGGCCAAGGCTCGCAATACCCCGACATGGGCCGCGAGCTCTACGACACCGAGCCCGCCTTCCGCGACGCTGTCGACGAGTGCGCCACTCTCCTCTACTCCCACCTCGGCCTCGACATCCGCGCCACCCTCTACCCGACCGAAGCCGACCGCACCGAAGCCGAAAAGCGCATCCACCAAACCTGGCTCACCCAACCCTCCATCTTCGTCACCGAGTATGCCTTGGCGAAGCTCTGGATCTCCTGGGGCGTCCAACCCTCCCTCGTCATCGGCCACAGCATCGGCGAATACGTCGCCGCCGTCCTCGCCGGCACCTTCACCCTCGCAGAAGCCCTCGGCCTCCTCGCCGTCCGCGCCAAGCTCATGCAAGCGCTCCCCTCCGGAGCCATGCTTGCCATCCGCCAAGGCGCCGACGAACTCACTCTGCCCGAAGGCATCAATCTCGCAGCCATCAATAGCCCGAAACTCTGCACCGTCTCCGGCTCCCACGAGTCCATCGCCGCCTACCAACGCGAACTCGAAGAACAGAAGATCGCCTCCCGCGCCCTCAATACCTCGCACGCCTTCCACTCCGCGATGATGGAGCCCATCGTCGCCCCCTTCACCGCCGAAGCCGCGAAGGTCCGCGCCAACACCCCCTCCATCCCCTGGATCTCGACCTGCACTGGCCGCGAGATGGACGCAGCCACCCTGGCAGACCCTAGCTACTGGGCCCACCAACTCCGCCACGAAGTCCGCTTCACCGACGCTCTCGCCACTGCCTACGCCACCGGCGAACTCATCCTATTGGAAGTCGGCCCCGGCCAAGCCCTCGGCCCCTTCGCCCGCCAGCACCCCGCCCGCGGCACCAGCTCCGTCGTCTCGACCCTGCCTTCTTCTTCCACCGACCTCGCCGACCTCCTCAACGCCGCCGGCGAACTCTGGAAAACCGGCGTCACCCTCGACTGGCCTTCTTTCTTCTCCGGCCAGGAACGCTCCCGCGTCCACCTGCCCACGTATCCCTTCGAACGCCAAAGCTACTGGATCGACAATTCGTCCGAGACCCCGCAGGCCCCTTCTACCATGGCAGCCCCGACACCTGTCGCAGCCGATCTGCCATCTGCGATCTCCCATCTACCATCCCCCCCCTCAGCCATGTCCCGCCTTCCCGACCTTGCCGCCAAGCTGCGTGCCATCGTCCATGAACTCTCCGGCATCACCGTCGACGACGATGCCGCCACGTTCACCGAACTCGGCTTCGATTCCCTCTTCCTCACCCAGGCCAGCCAGGCGATCCAATCCCGCTTCGGCGTGAAGATCACCTTCCGCCAGATGCTCGGTGAACTCTCCTCGGTGGCCACCATCGCGACTCACCTCGACGCGGAACTTCCAGCCGACGCCGCACCAACTACGACACCCGCCGTAGTTGCCACTCCCACACCTCTTCCTCCGATCACACCAGTCGGCAACGGCGGCACCATCGAGCAATTGATGGCGAACCAGATCCAGCTCATGCAGGCCCTGCTGGCCGACCGCCAGTCTCCCGCCCCTGCATCAGCCCCCGCCGCCGCTAGCAGCCTCCCAACCGTCAAGTGGCCCGCCAATCACACCCGCAACGTCTCCGCCAACACCCGCTTCGGCCCCTACAAGCCGATCGACAAGGGCGAAAACGGCGGCCTCACCCCGGTCCAACAGAGGTCCCTCGACGAGCTCATTGCCCGCTACGTTCGCAAGACCGCCACCTCGAAGGCCTACACCGCCGAGCACCGCGATCACTACGCCGACCCACGCGCCGTCTCCGGCTTCAAGTCACTGTGGAAAGAGATGGTCTATCCCATCGTCTCCTCCCGCTCGAAAGGCGCGAAGATCTGGGATCTCGACGGCAATGAATACGTCGATATCACCATGGGCTTCGGCACCTACTTCTTCGGCCACTCGCCGGAGTGGTTGACGGAAGCCATCGAGAAGCAACTCCACACCGGCATCGAAATCGGGCCGCAGTCCCCCATCGCCGGAAAACTCGCGAAGGCCATCTGCGAGCTGACCAACATGGAGCGCGCCACCTTCTGCAACACTGGCTCCGAGGCCGTGATGGCCGCCATGCGCCTCGCCCGCACCATCACCGGCCGCACCCGCATCGCCTACTTCACCGGCGACTACCACGGCATGTTCGAGGAAGTCCTCGTCCGCGGCGCATGGGTCGATGGCGTCTACAAGGCCCAGCCCATCGCCCCCGGCATCCCGCAATCGCTCGTCGAGAACATGCTCGTCCTCGACTACGCCGACCCCGCCTCTCTGGAAATCCTCAAGGCCCACGCCCACGAACTCGCCGCCGTCATGGTCGAGCCCGTGCAAAGCCGCGCCCCCGGCCTCCAGCCGCGTGACTTCATGCACGAGGTCCGCGCCATCACCAAGGCCGCCGGCACCGCGCTCATCTTCGATGAAGTCGTCACCGGATTCCGCTGCCATCCCGGCGGTGCCCAGGCCTACTTCGGCGTCGAAGCCGACCTCGCCACCTACGGCAAGGTCATCGGCGGCGGCATGCCCATCGGCGTCCTCGCAGGAAAGCGCGAATACATGGACGCCCTCGACGGCGGCTCATGGAACTACGGCGACGATAGCTTCCCGGAAGTCGGCGTCACCTTCTTCGCCGGCACCTTCGTCCGCCACCCCCTCGCCCTCGCCGCCGCATGGCGCGTCGTCGAGCACCTCAAAGGCGAAGGCCCTCGCCTCCAGATCGAAGTCACCGAACGCGTCGAGCGCCTCTGCCGCACGCTCAACAATCACTTCGAAGCCATCGGCGTCCCCATCCGCCTGCCACACTTCAGTGCCTACGCCGTCATCGAGTACGCCGCGGACCTGAAGTATGCCAGCCTCCTCTGGTACTTCCTCCGCGAGAAAGGCGTTCACGTCTGGGAAGGCCGCCCGCTCTACTTCACCACCGCTCACAACGACGAGGACTTCGACCGCATCGTCCGCGGCTTCACCGAAGCCGTCGCCGACATGCAGGCCGCCGGCTTCCTCCCCGCATCAGCGAAAGAAGTCACCGCACCCGCCGTTTTTCCGCGCCACGACATCGCACCGACCACCGAAGGCCAGCGCGAGATCTTCCACTCGCTCATGATGGGCGATGAAGCGAACTGCGCCTACAACGAGTCGAACGTCATCCGCTTCGATGGCGACCTCGATCTCCCCGCACTCCGCTCCGCGTTGTTAGATCTCGTCGTCCGCCATCCCGCCCTGCGCAGCACCTTCAGCCCGGATGGCCAGCAGCAGATTTTCCACGCCGCCCCGCGCCAGTTGGAAATCCACGAGCACGACTTCTCCGCCCTCACCGCCGACGCCCGCGACATGCACTGGTCGCAGGTGAAGGAAGACGAAGCACGCACGCCCTTCGATCTCGCCCGTCACGCCCTGGTCCGCCTCCAAGTCGCGCGCCTCTCCGCCGATCACCACGAGCTTCTTTTCACCGCTCATCACATCGTCTGCGACGGCTGGTCCTTCGGCATGATCCTCATGGAGCTGGCCCAAGCCTACAATGCCCGCAAGGCCGGCCGCCTCCCGCTGCTTCCGCCGGCCATGTCCTTCGCCGACTACGCCCGCCACGAAGTCGCCCATCAAGACGACCACGCCACCGCCGAAGCCTGGTGGGTCGCGAAGTTTGAGAATGGCGCACCCATCCTCGAACTCCCCACCGACCGCCCCCGCCCGCAGGTCAAGACCTTCGCCGGCTCGATGGAAGCGATCACCCTCGATGCCGATCGCTACGCCCGCCTCAAGAAAGCCTCTCCGAAACTCGGCGGCACCCTCTTCGCCACCCTCCTCGCCAGCTTCGCCACCCTCCTCCATCGCCTCACCGGCCAGGAAGACCTCGTCATCGGCGTCCCCGCCGCAGGCCAAACCCGCATCGGCCGCGACGAACTCGTTGGCCACTGCCTCAACTTCCTCCCCCTCCGCCTCCAAGCAAACGCCGACCGCTCCTTCCGCACCTTCGCCGCCGAAGTGAAGGAGCAGGTATTGGAAGCCTACGATCACCAGGACTGCACCTTCGGCAGCCTGCTGAAGAAGCTCAGCCTGCCTCGCGACACCAGCCGCCTGCCGCTGGTGAACGTGATGTTCAACATCGACAAGTCCGGCATCGACCAGATCACCTTCGATGGCCTCGCCTTCGACGTCTGGACCAATCCGAAGCGCCACGTCAATTTCGACCTCTTCTTTAACCTCGTCCAAACCGACGAGCGCATGATCGTCGAGTGCGAATACAATCCCGACCTCCACGACGCCGCCACCATCCGCCGCTGGCTCGGCTGCTTCGAGCAACTCATCGAAAGCGCAATCCTCGACGGCGAGACCACGCTGCAGGCACTCCCCATCCTCAACACCGGGGAAACCCAGCGCGTCCTCGTCGACTGGAACGCCACCGAGCGCGATTACCCGCGCACCGCCACCCTCCCCTGCCTCGTCTCGCACGTCGCCTCCCGCGTCCCGGAAAAGACCGCCGTCCGGTGCGACAACACCTCCCTCACTTACGCCGCCCTCGAACAACGCGCCAACACCATCGCGACTCGCCTCCAGGCATCCGACGTGAAGCGCGGCGATCTCGTCGGCATCCACCTCGAGCGCTCCACCGACATGGTCGCGGGCCTACTCGGCATCCTGAAATGCGGTGCCGCCTACGTCCCGATGGACCCCGCCTTCCCGGCCGAGCGCCTCGCCTTCATGGTCGAGGACGCGCACATGCCGGTCATCCTCTCGCAGACCTCGCTGCACAAGGAACTCCCCACCTCGCAAGCCCAGGTCATCCTCGTCGATGAAGTCACCGGGGACGGCACCGGCTTCACCTCCGTCGAATGCGATCCCGAAGACCTCGCCTACGTCATCTTCACCTCCGGCTCCACCGGTCGTCCGAAGGGCGTTCGCCTGCCCCACCGCGCCGTGGTGAACTTCCTCAACTCGATGCGTCGCGAACCGGGCCTCACCCCGGCTGACGTGCTGCTCGCAGTCACCACCCTCTCCTTCGACATCGCCGGCCTGGAAATCTTCCTCCCGCTCACCACCGGTGCCGAAGTCGTGATCGCCACCCGCGACACCACCATCGACGGCAACCGCCTCGCCGAAACCATCGCCCGCCACAACGTCACCGTCCTCCAGGCAACACCCGCCACCTGGCGCCTGCTGTTAGAAGCCCAGTGGTCCGGCAAGTCCACCTTCAAGGCCCTCGTCGGCGGCGAAGCCGTCCCGCGCGACCTCGTCAATCGCCTCGCCCCCCTCTGCGGCGAAATCTGGAACGTCTACGGCCCCACCGAAACCACCATCTGGTCCACCACCGCCCAAGTCACCGCCGGTGAAGGCCCCGTCACCATCGGCCGCCCCATCGACAATACCCAGGTCTTCATCGTCAACACCGCCATGCAACCGCAGCCCGTCGGCATCCCCGGCGAACTGCTCATCGGCGGCGATGGCCTCGCCCACGGCTATCACGAGCGTCAGGACCTCACTGACGACCGCTTCATCTCCACCCCGCTCCAATCCGGCAAGCTCTACCGGACCGGCGACCTCGCTCGTTGGAATGCGGACGGCACCATCGAATGCCTCGGCCGCATGGACCATCAGGTGAAAGTCCGCGGCTTCCGCATCGAGCTCGGCGACATCGAGACCCATCTCGAACAACACCCCTCTATCGCCCAAGCCGTGGCCCACGTCCACGACGGCCGCCTCGTCGCCTACGTCCGCCCCGAAGGTGCGACCGGTAACGGCACCGCCATCTGGGAAGACCAGTGGGACCTGCTCTACAAGTCCGCCATCGACCAGTCCGGCAGCGGCCATCTCGACAAGCTCGACTCCGTCATCGCCGGCTGGGCAGGCATCACCGACATCGATGACCAGGTCGCCGAGTGGATCGAAACCACCAGCTCCCGCCTCCGCGGCTACGGCCCGCGCCGCATCTTTGAAATCGGCTGCGGCACCGGCCAGATCCTCTCCCGCTTCGCCGCCGAGTCCGAGTGTTACTGGGCCGCCGACATCTCCAAGGTCGCCATCGAAGCCCTCCAGAAGAATCACCCGCTCCCGCAGGTGAAGCTCTTCCACCGTCCCGCCGATGACTTCACGGACATCCCCGAAGGCTACTTCGACACCATCATCATCAACTCGGTCGCTCAATACTTCCCAGACGCGCCCTACCTCGCCCGTGTCCTTGAAGGTGCCGCGCAAGCCCTCAAGCCCGGCGGCCGCATCTTCCTCGGCGACATCCAAAGCAATGCGCTCCTCTCCGCCCACCACGCCGAGATCCTCCGCGAGCGCGCCCCCGCCGGAACCACCTGCAAGCAACTCCGCGACAAGCTCGCCCAACGCCTCTCTCGCGAAACCGAGCTTTCACTCGACCCCGCCTGGTTCGATCACCTCGATGGCTTCTCGCACGTCGAAATCCAGCTCCGCCGCGGCAAGCTCTCGAACGAAACGACCACCTATCACTACGACGTGATCCTCCACGTCGGCGAAAAGCCAGCCACCCAGGTGGTCACCAACTGGCGTCAATGGGAACGCCTCAACCTTGAGCAGCTCGAAGCCATGCTCGCCGAAGGCCCGAACGAACTCGCCATCGCCGGCATCCCGGACCTCCGTCTCGCCCCCGCCCTCGGCTTCCTCAGAGCTCTTGAACATTCACCAGAAGATAGCGCGCTTCCCTTCGTCCCCTCACCGCCGAACACCGCCCTAACAGCCGAAGACCTCTTCGCCGCCGCGTCTTCGTCCGGCTACAAGGCCCACGTCCGCTGGCGCGGCAATGGCGCCGCCGGCATCATCGACGTGATCTTCCTCCCCGCAGGCAGTGGAGTCCGTCCCCTGTGGCCGATCCAAGCCTCACCGGCACCATTGGCAAACGTACCACACCACGAGAAGCCATCCACCGGACTCGCCACGGAACTCCGCCAACATCTCGCCGCCAAGCTCCCGGACTACATGGTGCCCTCTGCCTTCGTGGTCCTCGACGCCTTCCCGCTCACCCCGAATGGCAAGGTCAACCGCAAGGCCCTCCCCGCCCCCGGCGAAGCCGAAGACGCACCTGCCCGCGAAATCGTCGCCGCCAAGAACGACACCGAGCAAAAGCTCGTCGAGATCTGGAAACAAGTCCTCGGCCTGAAGGAGATCGGCACCACCGACGACATCTTCGAACTCGGCGGCGACTCCATCCTAATCT